In Streptomyces sp. NBC_00704, a genomic segment contains:
- a CDS encoding GlcG/HbpS family heme-binding protein — protein sequence MNTITAAPLTIHDAETLVAAAHTAAEAAGVTVSVTVLDAGGHLLAFRRDDRAVLISGETSTRKAYTALQLNAATADLVDAVQPGGLFHTLPTALDRPLLFIAGGVPIHRDGRLIGALGVGGGAPEQDHGFATAAVKELV from the coding sequence ATGAACACCATCACCGCCGCGCCCCTGACGATCCACGACGCCGAGACCCTCGTGGCGGCGGCGCACACCGCCGCCGAGGCCGCCGGGGTCACGGTCAGCGTCACCGTGCTGGACGCGGGCGGTCATCTGCTGGCCTTCCGGAGGGACGACCGAGCGGTGCTGATCTCCGGAGAGACGAGCACCCGCAAGGCGTACACCGCTCTTCAGCTGAATGCCGCCACCGCCGACCTCGTGGACGCCGTTCAGCCCGGCGGCCTCTTCCACACCCTGCCCACCGCGCTCGACCGGCCGCTGCTGTTCATCGCGGGCGGAGTGCCCATCCACCGCGACGGGCGTCTGATCGGAGCGCTCGGAGTGGGCGGCGGAGCCCCCGAGCAGGACCACGGCTTCGCCACGGCGGCGGTGAAGGAACTCGTCTGA
- a CDS encoding MarR family winged helix-turn-helix transcriptional regulator: MTATDPALTALAQGWCALSLLHGRIEAHIERALQARHDLSVREYSLLDVLSRQHDGDGGHLQMKQVAEAVVLSQSATTRLVTRLEDRGLLERYLCPTDRRGIYTNVTAAGLALLGEARPTNDAALREALDEAARNPELAPLVRVVESLKEPVTLPA, from the coding sequence ATGACTGCCACGGACCCCGCGCTCACCGCCCTAGCCCAGGGCTGGTGCGCCCTCTCGCTCCTGCACGGGAGGATCGAGGCCCATATAGAACGGGCGCTGCAGGCACGCCACGACCTGAGCGTGCGCGAGTACTCCCTGCTCGACGTCCTCAGCCGACAGCACGACGGCGACGGCGGGCATCTGCAGATGAAGCAGGTGGCCGAGGCGGTCGTCCTCAGCCAGAGCGCGACCACCCGGCTGGTGACCCGGCTGGAGGACCGCGGCCTGCTCGAGCGCTACCTGTGCCCCACCGATCGCCGCGGCATCTACACCAACGTCACCGCGGCCGGCCTGGCACTGCTCGGCGAAGCCCGTCCGACCAACGACGCCGCCCTGCGCGAGGCTCTCGACGAAGCGGCCAGGAACCCGGAGCTGGCCCCTCTCGTCAGGGTCGTGGAATCCCTCAAGGAGCC
- a CDS encoding MFS transporter, translating into MPLALLALAIGAFGIGTTEFVIMGLLPEIADDFAVSIPTAGFLVTGYALGVLFGAPLMTVLGTKISRKRMLMLLMGLFIAGNLLSAVAPVFAVMLIGRVVASLAHGAFFGIGSVVAADLVAPDKKAGAIAMMFTGLTVANVVGVPLGTLVGQNVGWRVTFAVVAVLGVVGLIGIARLVPEMPRAEGVRLRHELAALKNAQVLLAMAMTVLGFGGVFAAITYIAPMMTHVAGFADGSVTWLLVLFGLGMVGGNLIGGRYADRALMPMLYVSLGALAVVLALFTLTAHHKVLAAVTIALIGALGFATVPPLQKRVLDQAHGAPTLASAVNIGAFNLGNALSAWLGGLVIAAGLGYTAPNWVGAALAAGALLLAVASAALERRDNTRAHSGHVVAGSPSAEREAAVQH; encoded by the coding sequence ATGCCTCTCGCGCTTCTGGCCCTCGCGATCGGGGCCTTCGGAATCGGGACGACCGAATTCGTGATCATGGGCTTGCTGCCCGAGATCGCGGACGACTTCGCCGTCTCGATCCCCACCGCCGGGTTCCTCGTGACCGGCTACGCCCTCGGCGTCCTGTTCGGCGCCCCCCTCATGACGGTCCTCGGCACCAAGATCTCCCGTAAGAGGATGTTGATGCTGCTGATGGGCCTGTTCATCGCCGGCAATCTGCTCTCCGCGGTCGCCCCGGTCTTCGCGGTGATGCTGATCGGCCGCGTGGTCGCGTCCCTCGCCCACGGCGCGTTCTTCGGCATCGGCTCGGTCGTCGCTGCCGACCTGGTCGCACCGGACAAGAAGGCCGGCGCCATCGCGATGATGTTCACCGGCCTCACCGTCGCGAACGTGGTCGGCGTGCCCCTGGGCACCCTCGTCGGACAGAACGTCGGATGGCGGGTCACCTTCGCCGTCGTCGCCGTGCTCGGTGTCGTCGGTCTCATCGGCATCGCCCGGCTGGTGCCCGAGATGCCGCGCGCGGAAGGCGTGCGTCTGCGGCACGAGCTGGCCGCTCTCAAGAACGCCCAGGTCCTGCTCGCGATGGCGATGACCGTTCTCGGCTTCGGCGGTGTCTTCGCGGCGATCACCTACATCGCGCCGATGATGACGCACGTGGCCGGCTTCGCCGACGGTTCCGTGACCTGGCTGCTGGTCCTCTTCGGTCTCGGCATGGTGGGCGGAAACCTGATCGGCGGCAGGTACGCCGACCGGGCGCTGATGCCCATGCTCTACGTCTCTCTGGGGGCCCTGGCCGTCGTCCTGGCGCTCTTCACCCTCACCGCCCATCACAAGGTCCTGGCGGCCGTCACGATCGCCCTGATCGGCGCCCTGGGGTTCGCGACCGTTCCCCCGCTGCAGAAGCGCGTCCTGGACCAGGCGCACGGCGCCCCCACGCTGGCGTCGGCCGTGAACATCGGCGCCTTCAACCTCGGCAACGCGCTGTCCGCCTGGCTCGGCGGTCTCGTGATCGCGGCCGGACTGGGCTACACCGCGCCCAACTGGGTCGGCGCCGCCCTGGCAGCGGGCGCCCTGCTGCTCGCCGTCGCATCGGCCGCGCTGGAGCGCCGTGACAACACACGCGCCCACTCCGGGCACGTCGTCGCCGGCAGTCCCTCCGCTGAGCGTGAGGCGGCCGTCCAGCACTGA